A genome region from Magnolia sinica isolate HGM2019 chromosome 8, MsV1, whole genome shotgun sequence includes the following:
- the LOC131253046 gene encoding probable pectate lyase 4 isoform X2, producing MARLPYAHVDNSLRALAGQAEGFGRSAIGGLHGSIYHVTSLADDGNGSLRAGCRIQEPLWIVFEVSGTIHLNSYLNVSSYKTIDGRGQRIKLMGNGLRLKECEHVIVCNLEFEGGRGHDVDGIQIRTKSRHIWIDRCSLCGYDDGLIDITRESTDITVSRCHFAQHDKTMLIGADPTHTGDRCMRVTIHHCFFDGTMQRHPRVRFAKVLLYNNYTRNWGIYAVCASVESQILSQCNIYEAGKKKEVFRYTTEKAADCEEAASGWVRSEGDLFLNGSQPCLVTGPGVDSVFKASECCSTLTMEAPSVGLKEVLQICTGWQAIPRPPEIASTA from the exons ATGGCCCGATTGCCTTACGCCCACGTCGACAACAGCTTGCGGGCCCTCGCCGGGCAGGCTGAAGGCTTCGGCCGCTCCGCCATCGGAGGCCTTCATGGATCCATCTACCACGTCACCTCTTTAGCTG ATGATGGAAATGGATCACTTCGTGCTGGGTGTCGTATACAAGAACCACTTTGGATAGTTTTTGAAGTGTCTGGCACCATTCATCTCAATTCCTACTTAAATGTATCATCTTATAAGACAATCGATGGCCGTGGCCAGAGGATAAAACTGATGGGCAACGGTTTACGGCTGAAGGAATGTGAACATGTCATTGTATGCAACCTGGAATTTGAAGGTGGTAGAGGACATGATGTTGATGGCATTCAAATAAGGACCAAGTCAAGGCACATATGGATAGACCGTTGCAGCCTGTGTGGTTACGATGATGGACTGATTGATATTACACGAGAAAGCACAGACATTACTGTTTCAAG ATGTCACTTTGCACAGCATGATAAAACGATGCTTATTGGAGCAGATCCTACACACACTGGAGACAGATGCATGAGGGTGACGATTCATCATTGTTTTTTTGACGGGACTATGCAGCGGCATCCTCGTGTTAGATTTGCAAAAGTTCTTTTATACAACAATTACACAAGGAATTGGGGTATATATGCTGTGTGTGCCAGCGTAGAATCTCAG attctTTCTCAGTGTAATATATATGAAGCTGGGAAGAAGAAGGAGGTATTTAGATATACGACAGAGAAG GCAGCTGATTGTGAAGAGGCTGCATCTGGGTGGGTAAGGTCTGAAGGTGATCTGTTCCTAAACGGTTCTCAACCTTGTTTAGTCACCGGGCCTGGCGTGGATTCTGTGTTTAAGGCAAGCGAATGCTGCTCGACATTGACTATGGAAGCTCCGTCGGTGGGTCTGAAAGAGGTTCTCCAAATTTGTACAGGATGGCAGGCGATACCGAGGCCACCGGAGATTGCTTCAACAGCGTAA
- the LOC131253046 gene encoding probable pectate lyase 4 isoform X1: protein MARLPYAHVDNSLRALAGQAEGFGRSAIGGLHGSIYHVTSLAESGLKAQTLGCHQRPDAHVHAFHVLDDGNGSLRAGCRIQEPLWIVFEVSGTIHLNSYLNVSSYKTIDGRGQRIKLMGNGLRLKECEHVIVCNLEFEGGRGHDVDGIQIRTKSRHIWIDRCSLCGYDDGLIDITRESTDITVSRCHFAQHDKTMLIGADPTHTGDRCMRVTIHHCFFDGTMQRHPRVRFAKVLLYNNYTRNWGIYAVCASVESQILSQCNIYEAGKKKEVFRYTTEKAADCEEAASGWVRSEGDLFLNGSQPCLVTGPGVDSVFKASECCSTLTMEAPSVGLKEVLQICTGWQAIPRPPEIASTA from the exons ATGGCCCGATTGCCTTACGCCCACGTCGACAACAGCTTGCGGGCCCTCGCCGGGCAGGCTGAAGGCTTCGGCCGCTCCGCCATCGGAGGCCTTCATGGATCCATCTACCACGTCACCTCTTTAGCTG AAAGCGGTTTGAAGGCACAGACACTGGGCTGCCACCAGAGGCCAGATGCTCATGTGCATGCATTCCATGTACTAG ATGATGGAAATGGATCACTTCGTGCTGGGTGTCGTATACAAGAACCACTTTGGATAGTTTTTGAAGTGTCTGGCACCATTCATCTCAATTCCTACTTAAATGTATCATCTTATAAGACAATCGATGGCCGTGGCCAGAGGATAAAACTGATGGGCAACGGTTTACGGCTGAAGGAATGTGAACATGTCATTGTATGCAACCTGGAATTTGAAGGTGGTAGAGGACATGATGTTGATGGCATTCAAATAAGGACCAAGTCAAGGCACATATGGATAGACCGTTGCAGCCTGTGTGGTTACGATGATGGACTGATTGATATTACACGAGAAAGCACAGACATTACTGTTTCAAG ATGTCACTTTGCACAGCATGATAAAACGATGCTTATTGGAGCAGATCCTACACACACTGGAGACAGATGCATGAGGGTGACGATTCATCATTGTTTTTTTGACGGGACTATGCAGCGGCATCCTCGTGTTAGATTTGCAAAAGTTCTTTTATACAACAATTACACAAGGAATTGGGGTATATATGCTGTGTGTGCCAGCGTAGAATCTCAG attctTTCTCAGTGTAATATATATGAAGCTGGGAAGAAGAAGGAGGTATTTAGATATACGACAGAGAAG GCAGCTGATTGTGAAGAGGCTGCATCTGGGTGGGTAAGGTCTGAAGGTGATCTGTTCCTAAACGGTTCTCAACCTTGTTTAGTCACCGGGCCTGGCGTGGATTCTGTGTTTAAGGCAAGCGAATGCTGCTCGACATTGACTATGGAAGCTCCGTCGGTGGGTCTGAAAGAGGTTCTCCAAATTTGTACAGGATGGCAGGCGATACCGAGGCCACCGGAGATTGCTTCAACAGCGTAA